A genomic segment from Sciurus carolinensis chromosome 1, mSciCar1.2, whole genome shotgun sequence encodes:
- the Gja8 gene encoding gap junction alpha-8 protein, whose protein sequence is MGDWSFLGNILEEVNEHSTVIGRVWLTVLFIFRILILGTAAEFVWGDEQSDFVCNTQQPGCENVCYDEAFPISHIRLWVLQIIFVSTPSLMYVGYAVHHVRMEEKRKDREAEELCQQSRGDGGDRVPLAPDQGSIRKSSSSSKGTKKFRLEGTLLRTYICHIIFKTLFEVGFIVGHYFLYGFRILPLYRCSRWPCPNVVDCFVSRPTEKTIFILFMLSVAFVSLFLNIMEMSHLGLKGIRSAFKRPVEQPLGEIPEKSLHSIAVSSIQKAKGYQLLEEEKIVSHYFPLTEVGMVETSPLSAKPFSQFEEKMGTGPLADMSRGYQETLPSYAQVGAQEGEEEEQPVEEGAEPEVGEKKQEAERVTMEGQEIVAVPEGEKVETPGMGKESDKEELQAEKITKQGLSAEKTPSLCPELTADETRPLSRLSKASSRARSDDLTI, encoded by the coding sequence ATGGGTGACTGGAGTTTCCTGGGGAACATCTTGGAGGAGGTAAATGAGCACTCCACAGTCATTGGCAGAGTCTGGCTCACGGTGCTTTTCATCTTCCGGATCCTCATCCTTGGCACGGCGGCTGAGTTTGTGTGGGGGGATGAACAGTCCGACTTCGTGTGCAACACCCAGCAGCCAGGCTGTGAAAATGTCTGCTACGATGAGGCCTTCCCCATCTCCCACATCCGTCTCTGGGTCCTGCAGATCATCTTCGTCTCCACTCCATCCCTGATGTATGTGGGATATGCAGTGCACCATGTCCGCATGGAGGAGAAGCGCAAGGACCGTGAGGCAGAGGAGCTGTGCCAGCAGTCCCGGGGGGATGGTGGCGACAGAGTGCCACTCGCCCCAGACCAGGGCAGTATCaggaagagcagcagcagcagcaaaggcACCAAGAAGTTCCGGCTGGAGGGAACCCTGCTGAGGACCTACATCTGCCACATCATCTTCAAGACCCTTTTTGAGGTGGGCTTCATAGTGGGCCACTATTTTCTGTATGGTTTCCGGATCCTGCCCCTCTATCGCTGcagcaggtggccctgccccaATGTGGTGGACTGCTTTGTGTCCCGACCCACTGAGAAAACTATTTTCATCCTGTTCATGTTGTCTGTGGCCTTTGTATCCCTCTTCCTCAATATTATGGAGATGAGCCACCTGGGCCTGAAGGGGATCCGATCTGCCTTCAAAAGACCTGTAGAGCAGCCACTGGGGGAAATTCCTGAGAAATCCCTCCACTCCATTGCTGTCTCCTCCATCCAGAAAGCCAAGGGCTACCAGCTTctagaagaagagaaaattgtGTCCCACTATTTCCCTTTGACTGAGGTTGGGATGGTGGAGACCAGTCCACTTTCTGCCAAGCCTTTCAGTCAGTTTGAGGAGAAGATGGGCACAGGACCCCTAGCAGACATGTCCCGGGGTTACCAAGAGACACTGCCTTCTTATGCTCAGGTGGGAGcacaggagggggaggaggaagagcaacCTGTAGAAGAGGGAGCAGAGCCGGAAGTAGGGGAGAAGAAGCAAGAAGCTGAGAGGGTGACTATGGAAGGGCAGGAAATAGTGGCAGTACCAGAGGGGGAAAAAGTAGAGACCCCAGGCATGGGAAAGGAGAGTGACAAAGAAGAGCTGCAGGCTGAGAAGATAACCAAGCAAGGGTTGTCGGCAGAGAAGACACCTTCACTCTGTCCAGAGCTGACTGCTGATGAGACCAGGCCCCTGAGCAGGCTGAGCAAAGCCAGCAGCCGGGCCAGGTCAGATGATCTAACCATATGA